GACGCCAAATTTTTCAGCCAACTCTTTTTCAGAAGAGACTCGGTCACCTTCTTTTAAACGACCTTCTTTAATCTCTTGTACAATATAGCTATATATCTGCTCGTATAAATGCAATTCCACAAAACCACCCTGACATCATAATATTAATATACTAAGTATATTACACAAGAAGTAATTCGCAAAGTTACTGAAAATACCGACGAACTTCTGTGCATGGAGTTTTCCAAGTCTACGGTGTCAGACCTCTGCTTACAATTAGACCCCCTGGCAGGGGCATGGAATAACCGGCCTTTAGTCGACAGCCGATTCCTGTTCTTGTGAATGGCAAGC
The nucleotide sequence above comes from Paenibacillus sp. W2I17. Encoded proteins:
- a CDS encoding transposase; amino-acid sequence: MRKVTENTDELLCMEFSKSTVSDLCLQLDPLAGAWNNRPLVDSRFLFL